From the Budorcas taxicolor isolate Tak-1 chromosome 1, Takin1.1, whole genome shotgun sequence genome, one window contains:
- the LOC128049308 gene encoding phospholipid scramblase 4-like: MSDIVPTAPKQPADETENQIKSPDPRPGAPPEYSSSFVPGPPGPAIPPPAGYPGGLPMGYYGPHQPSTFPLYMQTGSIRPIQYQPGKYPAPQLSAPVVWMPVPTPIPHCPPGLECLAQLDNIHVLQHFEPLEMITGFETNNRYDIKNNTGQMVYFVTEDTDDYTRNAYRTLRPFVLRVMDSMGREVMTMQRPFRCTCCCFCCPSARQELEVQCPPGVTIGFVAEHWNLCRAVYSLQNEKKEDMMGVLGPCSTYGCGSDSVFEILSLDGISIIGSITRKWNGVLSAMSDADHFEIHFPLDLDVTMKAMIFGACFLIDFMYFESSPPQHSNIHHD, from the exons ATGTCTG ATATAGTCCCCACAGCTCCTAAGCAACCTGCAGATGAAACAGAGAATCAAATAAAGTCACCTGATCCAAGGCCTGGTGCCCCTCCTGAGTACAGTTCCAGTTTTGTACCAG GGCCTCCTGGACCAGCTATCCCTCCACCTGCAGGCTACCCAGGAGGCTTGCCTATGGGATACTATGGTCCACATCAGCCCAGTACCTTCCCCCTGTACATGCAGACTGGAAGTATCCGCCCCATCCAATACCAGCCTGGAAAATATCCTGCACCACAACTTTCTGCTCCAGTAGTATGGATGCCAGTGCCAACTCCCATACCACACTGTCCTCCGGGTCTGGAATGCCTAGCCCAG TTGGACAACATACACGTTCTTCAACATTTTGAACCCCTGGAAA TGATAACAGGTTTTGAAACTAATAATAGATATGATATTAAAAACAACACGGGCCAGATGGTTTACTTTGTGACTGAAGACACAGATGACTACACCAGGAATGCTTACCGGACATTGAGGCCCTTCGTGCTCCGGGTCATGGACTCTATGGGCCGAGAAGTCATGACAATGCAAAGACCTTTCAGAtgcacctgctgctgcttctgttgcCCCTCTGCCAGGCAAGAG CTGGAGGTGCAGTGTCCTCCTGGCGTCACCATTGGCTTTGTAGCCGAACACTGGAACCTGTGCAGGGCAGTGTACAGCCTccaaaatgagaagaaagaagataTGATGGGAGTACTTGGGCCATGTTCCACCTATGGCTGTGGTTCAGATTCTGTTTTTGAG ATCCTGTCCCTGGATGGTATTTCCATTATTGGCAGTATCACTCGGAAGTGGAATGGTGTGTTATCAGCAATGAGCGATGCTGACCACTTTGAAATTCACTTCCCATTAGACCTGGATGTGACCATGAAAGCCATGATTTTTGGCGCTTGCTTCCTCATT gacttcatgtattttgaaagcTCTCCACCACAACATTCAAACATTCATCATGATTGA